The following are encoded together in the Rhizoctonia solani chromosome 10, complete sequence genome:
- a CDS encoding polysaccharide lyase family 8 protein, translating into MLGVLTGVTPVAVLLGTLSRVTLARADDLQTLYDRRVTSIISGASTSKSKVDNLLNTLQPNGTWASVNYASGCDSQRASWPAGVHWSNIVSMAAAYKGKVAQYKDDPHLLSSIQLAMGFWFSNEMSTVGDGTCMDREYLEPNNCPCGTPGLWGANWFSNVIQVPDPVGQTCNMLRSELTESELGNCTLITSRAFSTFYRETPPSYLTGANVIDISAIGICAGLLDNNKAGNSSKIMDAYQNIHNQVVVEPAPRVDGIKPDGSFQQHKGIIFDGNYGKDFTNSVVDFELIALGTQFQANKTVQDTFGFHLDGSRWMTFTNTLSKVVHWDFSVIGRFISYPVADTTRASSSLQTNLGDVTELGNAWGQQDLIEFGTVLSQAANESSVNSAKLTGSRVFWSSDYVVHRTDQTVTTVKMLSSRTSTSRCTNSEGPYTFHLSDGAVYTYTTGAEYEDMFAALDYDIIPGTTTDYKGTVLDCKSAEAKGVDAYAGGVETKDVGMAAMRYVNPTSKAFRFYKAWFFFPDNVQHVLVSNVEQTNPNSTSPVYSVLDQRLRSGDVYVNGSPISGSAEKVDAKSIWHAGTGYAFPTSSARTPKVSVRLETRTGDWTKLGASKVVATPKDMFAAWIPHQTLTLNPSPNATNSGPGKYTPAEYSVFPATASYEDFKDKATRLGPRTIVNTGTVSAAIDSSARILGAAFWKAGGGYFTVNDMGIKIEVDQSVVLMLKFTDDGRTKGTVSVADPTQGSGKVNIKITSVGSSKKRGHYQRLLGHHGQHIPRVKRTTETSSAGCSLTLDLPAGALAGSTVTGEFSYSG; encoded by the exons ATGCTGGGGGTCCTAACGGGTGTCACGCCGGTGGCGGTGTTATTGGGTACTTTGTCACGCGTGACGTTGGCGCGTGCTGATGATCTCCAAACTCTCTACGACCGCCGAGTGACTTCCATCATCAGCGGTGCCAGCACAAGCAAAAGCAAGGTCGATAATCT TCTCAATACACTACAGCCAAACGGAACATGGGCATCGGTCAACTATGCATCGGGATGCGACTCTCAACGCGCCAGTTGGCCTGCAGGAGTCCATTGGAGTAACATTGTGTCGATGGCTGCTGCCTACAAGGGCAAGGTAGCCCAATACAAAGACGATCCCCATCTACTCTCGAGCATTCAACTCGCTATGGGATTTTGGTTCTCAAACGAGATGAGCACCGTCGGAGATGGAACATGCATGGATCGCGAATACCTCGAACCCAACAACTGTCCCTGTGGTACACCAGGACTGTGGGGCGCAAACTGGTTCAG CAACGTGATACAAGTACCCGACCCTGTTGGACAAACTTGCAACATGCTCCGTTCCGAACTTACCGAATCTGAACTAGGCAACTGTACACTCATCACCTCTCGTGCATTTTCGACCTTTTACCGAGAAACCCCGCCGAGCTATCTTACCGGTGCGAACGTGATCGACATTTCGGCGATTGGAATCTGTGCTGGTCTTTTGGATAACAACAAAGCTGGAAACTCATCGAAGATTATGGATGCCTATCAAAACATCCATAACCAGGTAGTTGTTGAGCCCGCGCCGCGAGTTGACGGGATCAAGCCCGACGGGTCGTTCCAGCAACACAAGGGAATCATTTTTGACG GCAACTATGGCAAAGACTT CACCAACTCGGTTGTTGACTTCGAGCTCATCGCACTGGGTACCCAATTCCAGGCCAATAAGACAGTGCAAGATACGTTTGGCTTCCACTTAGACGGTTCTAGGTGGATGACGTTTACGAACACGCTTAGCAAGGTAGTTCACTGGGATTTT AGTGTCATTGGTCGGTTCATATCCTATCCTGTCGCGGACACTAC TCGCGCTTCGTCCAGTCTGCAAACGAACCTGGGGGATGTGACCGAGCTCGGAAACGCATGGGGCCAGCAGGACCTGATCGAGTTTGGAACTGTTCTATCGCAAGCTGCCAACGAAAGTAGTGTCAATTCAGCCAAGCTGACGGGCAGCAGGGTGTTCTGGAGTTCTGATTACGTG GTTCATCGTACAGACCAAACAGTAACAACAGTCAAGATGCTTTCCAGTCGTACCAGTACTTCCCGATGCACCAACTCCGAGGGTCCCTACACCTTCCATCTGTCCGACGGCGCAGTCTATACCTATACCACGGGAGCCGAGTACGAAGACATGTTCGCAGCGCTAGACTATGACATTATTCCCGGTACCACCACTGACTACAAGGGAACCGTCCTGGACTGCAAGAGCGCCGAGGCGAAAGGTGTGGATGCGTATGCTGGCGGTGTAGAGACCAAGGACGTTGGAATGGCAGCGATGCGCTACGTGAACCCGACATCCAAGGCGTTCCGGTTCTACAAGGCATGGTTCTTCTTTCCCGACAACGTCCAGCACGTGCTCGTCTCGAACGTCGAACAGACCAACCCGAACTCGACGTCTCCTGTTTACTCTGTGCTCGATCAGCGCCTTCGTTCAGGCGACGTTTATGTCAATGGCTCGCCTATCTCTGGAAGTGCAGAAAAGGTCGATGCCAAGTCTATTTGGCACGCCGGAACCGGTTATGCGTTCCCCACGAGCAGCGCTCGTACACCCAAGGTCTCGGTTAGGCTAGAGACCAGGACGGGCGACTGGACTAAACTCGGGGCGAGCAAAGTGGTCGCGACCCCGAAGGATATGTTTGCAGCCTGGATCCCGCACCAGACGCTGACTCTTAACCCCTCTCCCAACGCTACAAACTCGGGTCCGGGCAAATACACCCCTGCTGAGTACTCTGTGTTCCCGGCGACGGCAAGCTACGAGGATTTTAAGGATAAAGCGACCCGACTTGGCCCACGAACCATTGTCAACACGGGAACAGTCAGCGCTGCTATCGATTCGAGCGCTAGGATCTTGGGCGCTGCTTTCTGGAAGGCCGGGGGTGGATATTTTACGGTCAATGATATGGGTATCAAGATCGAGGTCGACCAGAGCGTTGTGCTCATGCTCAAGTTTACCGACGACGGGCGTACCAAGGGCACCGTGAGCGTTGCTGACCCGACCCAGGGCTCGGGCAAGGTGAATATCAAGATTACGTCGGTTGGGTCGTCAAAGAAGCGCGGTCACTACCAGAGGTTGCTAGGACATCATGGCCAGCACATCCCTCGCGTGAAACGAACGACGGAGACATCCAGTGCTGGCTGCTCACTCACTTTGGATCTTCCCGCAGGAGCGTTGGCAGGGTCGACTGTTACTGGAGAGTTTTCTTATTCTGGCTAA
- a CDS encoding Reverse transcriptase (RNA-dependent DNA polymerase) has protein sequence MHALLNEPLYEYFDIFILQDIWWGRIGSQKDTNPEKQNIYGTVSSSNFLCIIPPGANTVEGPGVAIYIRNNQDIHPQFSDISPIHKDILAIDLKLHNSPVTIINCYPHGKSFKDTVEAITNINIPMDRPCIMAGDFNMHHPDWALNQSKWEHHRPNAQERLFRTYAEYQDLHILNHLNLPTHIVPRSHTSNAIIDLTLLNSQAIDAWPNLNWEVEAQSSGKSLGLDHMAITWTIGPHDQAEPVGVTEPSPRHIIDTSRQKKWTQEYMRQVQKTPLPTDPRSAEEADRITSLILEAMSNATKMVMPTPLRQKKPGPVRSPWWTDECSEAVHNLKHNPDQKPREQLRASLRGAIRQAKKHRGDKILAEISTQRVFDVLKWYQGKRRSILPPIHHPVSGITATHPHDKARHLGAQFFPPANSPHVTLEPLGIRAHPRRPHQPITTAEVRTAINLTSNRSAPGAFGSNYCLLKWAFNASPNHFVTLFNLCLNIGYHPTALRNCIIAPIPKPNRANMSIPKNYRPIALLETLSKLLEKVITARLIHKAGEHQLIPQSQFGGKDITSCTDAGLCMIHDIQLAWKRNKAVSLLTLDVSGYFNNVDHSRLIYTLRRLGYSSNICDWLKSYLSNRTAQFRIDGLLCPHFQLPDVGIPQGSPLSPILSSLYSIPLLAASIDPQAHSFAYIDDFTILAYSRSHQDNITIMTDIIKNINQTAIKLGLEFELPKSDLIHFIRSARTPHSNPSLTFSHFGTDTVISPKDVVRWLGFYLDRKLNFKEHIQTMAVKARATLAGLRMLANSQNGLSVRHARILFKASVTPILTYGLPLWFHGRRQLSLLEPLRKVQNQGLRWILGAFRTTPTRCMEHLASIPPLHIACIRIIENLASKLRSIPTLAEVARRLPQSWDSSTSPQPNPKSPIAFAASLSHPDIEFITPYLVHPSKPNNPWPDQLSIDEKSPSATKNAAAKVIQNEIEEAESNPNGNTIHSFSDGHAGSLNGVPKIGLGFIVKYGHQTLARQSYSIGPRANIYDAEMLGIALCLNKSVAIAEQVQAKRIIIYCDNQAAVKTISSLQRHPAQYAARLFHQYAQHFLEKDPNHHITVKWLPGHSKIAGNELADELAKGSETLRPTPIFNRTITWAKTMATKRATRDWKKVWAEHTIARPDSGTFIPRPPALKLHPIFNRPTYPRNVQCRLVQFLTGHGFYGAYSARFHSQIDPQCSCGEPSQTPEHLLMFCPDTEDYRHIITEASPERSWEELFGTLPGLEAVSEFILKSGIGKCRDPPATAQPL, from the coding sequence ATGCATGCACTCCTCAACGAACCGCTATATGAGTATTTTGATATATTTATTCTCCAAGATATTTGGTGGGGCCGTATCGGCTCCCAGAAAGACACTAACCCAGAAAAACAGAATATTTATGGTACCGTCTCCTCTTCTAACTTTCTTTGCATTATTCCTCCAGGCGCCAACACTGTCGAGGGGCCAGGGGTAGCTATATATATACGAAACAATCAAGACATACATCCACAATTCTCCGACATATCCCCCATTCACAAGGACATACTTGCTATTGACCTCAAACTCCACAACTCTCCGGTTACAATAATCAACTGCTACCCCCATGGCAAGAGCTTCAAGGACACAGTGGAAGCGATCACCAACATCAACATCCCCATGGACAGACCATGTATTATGGCTGGGGACTTCAACATGCACCACCCAGATTGGGCACTCAATCAATCCAAGTGGGAACATCATCGCCCAAACGCACAGGAGAGACTGTTCAGAACATACGCTGAGTACCAAGACCTCCACATCCTCAACCACCTCAATCTCCCCACCCACATTGTCCCAAGATCGCATACCTCCAATGCCATTATAGATCTTACACTTCTTAATAGCCAAGCCATTGACGCGTGGCCAAACCTCAACTGGGAGGTGGAAGCCCAGTCCTCAGGCAAGTCCCTTGGTTTGGACCACATGGCCATCACATGGACCATTGGGCCCCACGACCAAGCCGAGCCTGTAGGGGTCACGGAACCGTCCCCCAGGCACATCATCGACACCAGCCGCCAAAAGAAGTGGACCCAAGAATACATGCGGCAAGTCCAGAAGACCCCCCTCCCCACAGATCCACGGTCGGCCGAAGAAGCTGATAGGATCACGTCATTGATTCTAGAAGCCATGTCAAACGCCACCAAGATGGTCATGCCCACCCCATTGCGTCAAAAGAAGCCCGGACCAGTTAGATCCCCATGGTGGACAGACGAGTGCTCTGAGGCCGTCCATAACCTCAAGCACAACCCTGACCAAAAACCAAGGGAACAACTGAGAGCAAGCTTGCGTGGTGCCATTAGACAAGCCAAGAAACACAGAGGGGACAAGATCCTGGCAGAGATCTCCACCCAACGTGTATTCGACGTTCTCAAATGGTACCAAGGGAAGCGGCGATCAATCCTCCCCCCCATCCATCATCCAGTCTCAGGCATCACAGCCACCCACCCACACGACAAAGCTAGGCACCTAGGGGCTCAGTTCTTCCCACCAGCCAACTCCCCACACGTCACACTGGAACCCCTGGGCATCAGAGCACATCCAAGAAGACCCCACCAGCCAATCACCACCGCAGAAGTCAGAACTGCCATCAACCTTACATCAAACCGCTCCGCGCCAGGGGCGTTTGGTTCTAACTACTGCTTGCTAAAATGGGCCTTCAACGCCTCCCCCAATCACTTTGTCACGCTGTTTAACCTATGCCTGAACATTGGATACCACCCCACCGCCCTGAGGAACTGTATTATTGCACCCATCCCCAAACCCAACCGCGCTAACATGTCTATCCCAAAGAACTACCGGCCAATCGCCCTACTTGAAACCCTCTCCAAGCTCCTGGAGAAGGTCATCACAGCCAGGCTCATCCACAAGGCTGGGGAACATCAACTCATTCCCCAATCTCAATTTGGAGGTAAAGACATCACCTCATGTACAGACGCGGGACTTTGCATGATACACGACATCCAACTTGCCTGGAAAAGGAACAAGGCTGTCTCCCTACTCACTCTAGACGTATCAGGATACTTCAATAACGTCGATCACTCTAGACTCATATACACCCTTAGGAGGCTAGGCTACTCGTCAAACATATGCGATTGGCTAAAATCATACCTTAGCAATCGCACTGCCCAGTTCCGTATAGACGGCCTACTCTGCCCCCACTTCCAACTTCCAGACGTCGGTATCCCTCAGGGCTCACCCCTATCACCCATCCTCTCTTCCCTCTACTCGATTCCTCTCCTTGCTGCTTCTATAGATCCTCAAGCCCACTCCTTTGCCTACATAGACGACTTTACCATCCTTGCATACTCTCGCTCCCATCAAGATAACATCACTATCATGACCGATATCATCAAGAACATCAATCAAACCGCTATTAAACTTGGCCTAGAATTTGAACTACCTAAGTCTGACCTCATTCATTTCATCCGCTCTGCTCGTACCCCCCACTCCAATCCTTCACTGACCTTTTCCCACTTTGGTACAGACACTGTCATCAGTCCAAAGGACGTGGTCCGATGGCTGGGATTCTATCTGGACAGAAAGCTTAACTTCAAGGAACACATTCAGACCATGGCAGTCAAAGCCAGAGCTACTCTAGCTGGTCTCCGCATGTTAGCTAACTCCCAGAACGGTCTCTCAGTCCGTCATGCCCGCATCCTGTTTAAGGCCAGTGTCACTCCGATTTTGACTTATGGGCTCCCTCTGTGGTTTCATGGGCGTAGGCAATTGTCGTTGCTCGAGCCACTTAGGAAAGTCCAGAATCAAGGTCTGAGATGGATACTCGGTGCCTTCCGAACAACTCCCACCAGATGCATGGAGCACCTCGCTTCAATCCCCCCCCTACACATCGCTTGTATTAGAATCATCGAAAATCTTGCTAGCAAACTCAGATCCATCCCCACACTAGCAGAGGTCGCGCGACGACTGCCACAGAGTTGGGACTCTTCCACATCCCCCCAACCTAACCCCAAATCCCCTATTGCATTCGCCGCGTCCCTCTCACACCCGGATATTGAGTTCATCACACCGTACCTTGTTCACCCGTCGAAACCTAATAACCCATGGCCGGACCAACTCTCAATCGATGAGAAGTCACCAAGTGCCACCAAAAATGCTGCCGCCAAGGTTATCCAGAACGAGATCGAAGAAGCCGAAAGCAACCCGAACGGGAATACCATCCACAGTTTCTCGGACGGCCACGCCGGTTCACTTAACGGCGTTCCTAAGATCGGACTAGGCTTCATCGTAAAATATGGGCACCAGACCCTAGCAAGACAATCCTACAGCATCGGCCCCAGAGCAAACATCTATGACGCGGAAATGCTGGGCATAGCCCTTTGCCTAAACAAATCCGTGGCAATTGCCGAACAAGTACAAGCCAAGCGAATAATCATCTACTGCGACAACCAGGCGGCGGTCAAAACCATATCGTCCCTCCAGAGACACCCCGCACAATACGCCGCCCGGTTattccatcaatacgccCAACACTTCCTGGAGAAAGACCCAAACCACCACATCACCGTCAAATGGTTACCTGGGCACTCCAAGATAGCTGGGAACGAACTCGCAGATGAACTAGCTAAGGGGAGCGAGACGCTCCGACCTACCCCCATATTCAACAGAACAATCACATGGGCCAAGACGATGGCCACGAAACGAGCCACGAGAGACTGGAAGAAAGTCTGGGCCGAACACACAATCGCTCGCCCAGACTCGGGGACTTTTATCCCACGCCCCCCAGCCCTCAAACTACACCCCATATTCAACCGCCCCACATACCCTCGCAACGTACAATGCCGCCTAGTCCAATTCCTCACTGGACACGGCTTTTATGGGGCATACAGCGCTCGTTTCCACTCACAAATCGACCCGCAATGCTCATGCGGCGAACCATCCCAAACGCCCGAGCACCTGCTCATGTTCTGTCCGGATACGGAGGATTACAGACATATCATCACTGAAGCTTCACCTGAACGCTCCTGGGAGGAGTTATTCGGAACACTGCCGGGACTGGAGGCAGTATCTGAGTTCATACTAAAGTCGGGAATCGGGAAGTGTAGAGATCCGCCGGCAACCGCTCAACCTCTGTAG
- a CDS encoding peptidase C14, translated as MLDMLFRVTTNLPIKIFVTSQPKPDIQLRVEAQLDERHSVCLLHDIKKSLVQADIKLYLLEQLANSAVPKSDLTQLASLSGSLFIYAATAVWYICRKGNIVDQAQLKVVLRPSSRLSYWHADIDRLYSTILDAAVYNPDQEPEEQEQMLTLLWTAVCTQESVSIDTLAALAVIEVSKAMVLLQLLYSVLHVLHGTNMVSMLHALFPDFIFDKAWLARFCPRRL; from the coding sequence ATGCTGGACATGCTCTTCAGGGTAACTACAAACCTACCTATCAAGATCTTTGTCACTAGTCAACCCAAGCCAGACATCCAACTCAGGGTGGAGGCACAGTTGGATGAGAGGCATTCAGTATGCCTGCTGCATGACATCAAGAAATCACTTGTGCAAGCTGACATCAAGCTATATCTTCTTGAGCAGTTGGCTAACAGTGCTGTCCCCAAATCTGACTTGACGCAACTTGCCAGTCTATCTGGTAGTCTGTTTATATACGCCGCCACAGCAGTTTGGTACATTTGCAGAAAAGGGAATATTGTTGATCAAGCTCAACTGAAAGTTGTCCTCAGACCATCATCTAGATTAAGTTACTGGCACGCTGACATTGACCGCCTATATAGCACAATCCTGGATGCTGCAGTTTACAACCCAGATCAAGAGCCGGAAGAACAAGAACAGATGCTTACACTACTTTGGACAGCCGTATGCACTCAAGAGTCTGTCAGCATCGATACACTTGCAGCTCTGGCTGTGATTGAGGTATCAAAGGCAATGGTACTACTTCAGTTGCTATACTCTGTGCTGCACGTGTTGCATGGGACTAACATGGTATCAATGCTACATGCATTGTTCCCTGATTTCATATTTGACAAGGCCTGGTTGGCAAGgttctgtcctagacgtctgtaa
- a CDS encoding peptidase C14, with protein MWNALHSTSNWKTLANKVLSVAVSPDSSCIAAAGRDKAIYMFNVPDGTATLKPLMVHTHLISLVAFLPDGRYLASGGADCVICLWDTTSGKLLFSSLLGHERQVWLVLFSPNSRLIASALDDKTIQTWDVDNGILTPMDQVGTHKEDVYSAAFSPNGKSIVSGCKDGKIQMWDAQALSLLFDPFGLQWHKGSINLVTFLPDSRLIASGSSNNTICVFDLRSGNLVLGPLKGHEGSVLSVMFLPNGSHIVSGSSEGSVWVWRVKDGGPACKPL; from the coding sequence ATGTGGAATGCACTCCACTCAACATCAAACTGGAAGACACTAGCCAACAAAGTTTTGTCTGTTGCGGTCTCTCCTGATAGCTCATGCATTGCTGCAGCAGGCAGGGACAAGGCAATCTATATGTTCAATGTGCCTGATGGCACTGCTACTCTCAAGCCGCTTATGGTACACACCCATTTGATCAGCTTGGTGGCGTTCTTGCCTGATGGCAGGTACCTTGCTTCTGGCGGCGCTGACTGTGTCATCTGTCTGTGGGATACCACAAGCGGCAAGCTACTATTCAGTTCACTCCTAGGGCATGAAAGACAAGTTTGGTTGGTTTTGTTCTCACCCAATAGTAGGCTCATTGCCTCTGCCTTGGATGACAAGACCATACAAACCTGGGATGTAGACAATGGGATTCTGACACCTATGGACCAAGTTGGAACACACAAGGAAGATGTCTACTCAGCAGCGTTCTCTCCCAATGGCAAGAGCATTGTTTCTGGCTGTAAAGATGGGAAGATCCAGATGTGGGACGCGCAGGCGCTGTCACTCCTATTTGATCCATTTGGATTGCAGTGGCATAAGGGCAGTATCAACTTGGTCACGTTCTTGCCTGATAGCAGACTCATTGCTTCTGGGTCAAGCAATAACACCATCTGCGTGTTTGACTTGCGCAGTGGCAATCTAGTGTTGGGTCCTCTCAAGGGGCATGAGGGATCAGTTCTGTCAGTTATGTTCTTGCCCAACGGCAGTCACATTGTATCTGGCTCATCTGAGGGGAGCGTCTGGGTGTGGAGGGTGAAAGATGGAGGGCCTGCGTGCAAGCCACTTTGA
- a CDS encoding polygalacturonase — protein MLSAILAVALGAAVALASKTGVKTQTCIVPSHGNVNISDTPAVHATFKKCGKGGHIIFSENTNYTLRELTTMTPCIGCTVQLEGTIQMADNITYWLKNETTNTPNITAETFPHLVYYPFQDTVAYLILKDWSHSTLVSKTGKGLIDGLGQLWWDAAVGQQILLPGTLRRPVLFTLDGANNVTVDNVTMRNPANWFNWVTDSSNVVYKNIRLSALSANKNPPANADGWDTYRTSHFELRDSHIVSGDDCFAFKPNSTYITIENVYCQNSHGVSVGSLAQYPGVLDIVEHVKVKNVTFVGNGDSSSNGARIKIWSGPVGSAIVNDIHYEDLRVENVTNPLVVDSCYFSSAYCATGKPVATITNVTVTNITGTSTGKVVSSIICPEGSTCDIKLKNVNIVPKTGVAPVYRCFSVASEDLGVNCTYPTIVNGAFKWPA, from the exons ATGCTTTCTGCGATACTCGCTGTTGCTCTGGGAGCAGCCGTCGCTCTCGCTTCAAAAACAGGCGTCAAGACGCAGACTTGCATAGTACCTTCCCATGGTAATGTGAATATCTCTGATACCCCTGCTGTTCATGCCACTTTCAAAAAGTGTGGCAAGGGCGGGCATatcatcttctcagaaaataCAAATTATACTCTGAGGGAATTGACG ACTATGACTCCCTGTATCGGGTGCACCGTTCAACTTGAAGGAACCATCCAAATGGCCGACAACATCACCTATTGGCTGAAGAACGAGACAACAAACACCCCCAATATCACTGCCGAGACTTTTCCTCACTTGGTCTACTA CCCATTCCAAGATACAGTCGCGTACCTCATATTGAAAGACTGGTCACATTCCACTCTAGTTTCGAAAACCGGCAAGGGTTTAATCGATGGACTCGGCCAACTATGGTGGGATGCAGCAGTAGGTCAacaaattcttcttcccggAACTTTGCGTCGGCCGGTCCTCTTCACTCTGGATGGAGCCAACAACGTCACTGTGGACAACGTGACAATGCGGAATCCCGCCAACTGGTTCAACTGGGTGACCGACAGCTCAAATGTTGTTTACAAAAACATTCGGTTGTCAGCCTTGTCGGCGAACAAGAATCCGCCGGCGAATGCTGATGGATGGGA CACTTACCGCACTTCTCATTTCGAACTTCGGGATTCGCACATCGTCTCTGGAGATGACTGCTTTGCGTTCAAACCCAACTCTACATATATCACCATCGAGAACGTCTACTGTCAAAATTCGCATGGTGTTAGTGTTGGCAGCCTCGCGCAGTATCCTGGCGTATTGGATATCGTAGAGCATGTCAAAGTG AAAAATGTGACATTTGTTGGAAATGGCGATAGCTCTTCTAATGGGGCACGCATCAAGATTTGGTCCGGACCGGTAGGGTCTGCGATCGTCAATGACATCCATTATGAAGATCTACGA GTCGAAAACGTCACGAATCCATTGGTAGTTGACTCCTGCTACTTTAGTTCCGCATATTGTGCTACC GGAAAACCTGTAGCGACCATAACGAACGTGACGGTGACCAATATCACCGGCACTTCGACAGGAAAGGTTGTGTCCTCGATCATCTGTCCAGAAGGGTCGACATGCGATATCAAGCTCAAGAATGTCAACATAGTTCCCAAGACAGGTGTTGCGCCTGTGTACAGGTGCTTCAGTGTCGCGAGTGAGGATTTGGGTGTGAACTGCACGTATCCGACGATTGTGAATGGAGCATTCAAGTGGCCGGCTTAG
- a CDS encoding glycoside hydrolase family 61 protein → MKFSIAIALALSANGAFGHYIFNKLIVNGVTGGAFSNIRPVSSNSPVEDVSSTNMRCNVGGASGSSTTTTTFPAGSTIGFVLDNTIYHPGPLAVYMGKAPSGTTAASWDGSGANWFKVYEMGADFNPFKFQSMDKSTFTFTVPKTIPSGDYLIRIEQIGLHVAGAPQYYISCAQATVTGGGNAQPSKVSIPGYVTKDDPSLTVNIWNPVPTAYKVPGPAVFSG, encoded by the exons ATGAAGTTCTCTATTGCGATTGCCCTTGCTCTTTCCGCCAACGGTGCTTTCGGCCACT ATATTTTTAATAAGCTCATTGTCAATGGCGTTACGGGCGGAGCGTTCTCAAACATTCGCCCCGTTTCCAGCAACTCTCCAGTAGAAGACGTCTCATCGACCAACATGCGTTGCAATGTTGGAGGCGCAAGCGGAAGCAgcactactactactacatTCCCTGCCGGTTCCACT ATCGGCTTTGTTCTCGATAACACCATCTACCACCCTGGCCCTCTCGCAGTCTATATGG GCAAGGCTCCCTCTGGCACCACTGCTGCTTCATGGGACGGATCAGGTGCTAACTGGTTCAAGGTTTACGAGATGGGTGCAGACTTTAACCCATTCAAGTTCCAGTCTATGG ACAAATCGACATTCACCTTCACTGTCCCCAAGACCATCCCATCTGGAGATTACCTCATCCGCATTGAGCAAATCGGGCTTCATGTTGCCGGTGCCCCGCAGTATTATATCTCATGCGCGCAGGCCACTGTGACCGGAGGAGGCAACGCCCAGCCATCAAAGGTCTCCATCCCAGGATATGTTACCAAGGACGATCCTAGTCTCACTG TCAACATCTGGAACCCTGTTCCCACTGCCTACAAGGTGCCAGGCCCGGCGGTCTTCTCAGGATAA